A stretch of the Streptosporangium sp. NBC_01755 genome encodes the following:
- a CDS encoding helix-turn-helix transcriptional regulator, whose product MTAARVLALLELLQAAPGLTGPDLAARLEVDERTVRRYAVRLSELGVPVSAERGRHGGYRLLPGYKLPPLMLTDDEATAVVLGLLAGRRTGLAVGETATESALAKIQRVLPGPLRERVDAISETLGHTGAATRAPAPKAGPLLALADAARRRITVRLAYRSWRGDASTRDLDPYGIVFHSGRWYVAGLDHDSGEIRTFRVDRVASAARTERRFSAPDDFDPVAHVVGSLSAVPYRYEVRVLLEATLEEAAARIPAATATLAETPAGVLLATRADRLDGMAQMLAGLGWPFTVITPAELRDEIRALAARLLASASRA is encoded by the coding sequence ATGACCGCCGCGAGGGTCCTCGCGCTGCTGGAACTGCTGCAGGCCGCCCCCGGCCTGACCGGCCCCGATCTCGCCGCCAGGCTGGAGGTGGACGAGCGCACGGTGCGCCGCTACGCGGTGCGGCTGTCGGAGCTCGGCGTGCCGGTCTCGGCCGAGAGGGGCCGCCACGGCGGCTACCGGCTGCTGCCCGGCTACAAGCTGCCGCCGCTGATGCTCACCGACGACGAGGCCACCGCGGTGGTGCTGGGGCTGCTGGCCGGCCGGCGGACCGGGCTGGCGGTGGGGGAGACGGCCACCGAGAGCGCCCTGGCCAAGATCCAGCGGGTGCTCCCCGGGCCGCTGCGTGAGCGCGTCGACGCGATCTCGGAAACGCTGGGCCACACCGGCGCCGCGACCCGGGCACCCGCTCCGAAGGCGGGCCCGCTGCTCGCCCTCGCCGACGCCGCCCGCCGCCGGATCACCGTCCGGCTGGCCTACCGCTCCTGGCGCGGCGACGCCTCGACGCGCGACCTGGACCCGTACGGCATCGTCTTCCACTCCGGCCGCTGGTACGTCGCGGGCCTCGACCACGACAGCGGGGAGATCAGGACCTTCCGGGTGGACCGGGTGGCGAGCGCCGCGCGCACCGAGCGGAGGTTCTCGGCCCCGGACGACTTCGACCCGGTCGCACACGTGGTCGGATCGCTGTCGGCGGTGCCCTACCGCTACGAGGTCAGGGTGCTGCTGGAGGCCACGCTGGAGGAGGCCGCCGCCCGGATCCCCGCCGCCACGGCGACCCTGGCCGAGACCCCCGCCGGGGTGCTGCTGGCCACCAGGGCCGACCGGCTGGACGGGATGGCCCAGATGCTCGCCGGCCTCGGCTGGCCGTTCACCGTCATCACCCCCGCCGAACTACGCGACGAGATCAGAGCCCTCGCCGCCCGCCTCCTCGCCTCGGCTTCGCGTGCCTGA
- a CDS encoding alpha/beta fold hydrolase produces the protein MSTYLLVPGFWLGAWAWEKVTRPLREAGHEVHPVTLTGLGDRAHLAGPGVDLETHIQDIVNTVVFADLNEVILVAHSGAGAPVTGAADRIPERVARIVYLDSGPLADGMTQLDTNEPEWRAFIEKRVAEQGDGVGYPLPSWEEQERAGAGLEGLGETEREWFASRATPQPYGTMTQPLALKGGTDALPKTLIACSFPLEQVHTMIAAGHPFFAALAGPEWSFASVPTGHWPMFSKPEETAAALAALAV, from the coding sequence ATGAGCACTTACCTGCTGGTTCCCGGTTTCTGGCTGGGCGCGTGGGCCTGGGAGAAGGTCACCCGGCCGCTGCGCGAGGCCGGGCACGAGGTCCACCCGGTCACGCTCACCGGGCTCGGCGACAGAGCGCACCTGGCAGGTCCCGGGGTCGATCTGGAGACCCACATCCAGGACATCGTGAACACGGTCGTCTTCGCGGACCTGAACGAGGTGATCCTCGTCGCCCACAGCGGGGCCGGCGCGCCGGTCACCGGCGCGGCCGACCGGATTCCCGAGCGCGTCGCCCGGATCGTCTACCTCGACAGCGGTCCGCTGGCCGATGGCATGACCCAGTTGGACACCAACGAGCCCGAGTGGCGGGCGTTCATCGAGAAGCGGGTCGCCGAGCAGGGCGACGGGGTGGGCTACCCACTCCCCTCCTGGGAGGAGCAGGAGCGGGCCGGGGCCGGCCTGGAGGGGCTGGGAGAGACCGAGCGTGAGTGGTTCGCCTCCCGCGCGACCCCGCAGCCGTACGGGACGATGACTCAGCCCCTGGCGCTCAAGGGCGGCACGGACGCGCTGCCCAAGACTCTCATCGCGTGCTCGTTCCCGCTGGAGCAGGTGCACACCATGATCGCCGCCGGTCACCCGTTCTTCGCGGCGCTCGCCGGGCCCGAGTGGAGCTTCGCCTCGGTGCCCACCGGCCACTGGCCGATGTTCTCCAAGCCGGAGGAGACCGCGGCCGCGCTCGCCGCACTGGCGGTCTGA